The uncultured Dysgonomonas sp. genome contains the following window.
GAAAACCCGAATATTGTAAAAGTGTATAATGAATATAAGGGTAAAGGCTTTGATGTTTTTGCCGTTTCACTGGATAAAAGTAAAGAAGCTTGGGTAGCAGCTATAAAAAAAGATAACCTGACATGGACACATGTTTCAGACCTTCTGTATTGGGATAGTGAGCCCGCTAAGTTGTACGGTGTAAGGGCAATCCCATCTAATCTGCTTGTAGATAAGGATGGGGTGATAGTAGCTAAAAATATAAGAGGTGAAGAATTGGGACAGACATTAAAAGATTTACTGAATTAATCAGAATAAAGGAGTATTATGAAGACCATTATAATCAGTTTTTTTTCTTTATTTTTATTTGCTGTAACAAGTGTCAAAGCTGAAAAAATCACATATTTTTTCGATCCGTCCATTCAGTTCGATAGCAAAATACCTTCTCCTGAAGAATTTCTCGGATATGAAATAGGTAGTCGTATAACAGAGCATTATAAGATAAATGCTTATTTTGAGAAACTCGCTTCTCTTTCCGACCGTGTTTCGCTGGTGGAGATAGGCCGGACACACGAAAACCGCAAATTGTATGTTTTGATTGTTTCTTCTCCTGAGAATATCCGGAATATAGACAAATACAAAGAGACGCGTCAGCAAGCCCGAAAAGGGGAGAAGCCGGATACTCCGTTAATTGTTTTTCTGGGAAGTACCGTTCATGGGAATGAGGCTTCGGGCTCGGAGGCAGCTTTGTTGTCTGCATATTATTATGTGGCTGCTCAAAACGATTTTGTAAAAGAACAGCTCGAAAATGGAATTTACTTTATTGATCCGGTGCGCAATCCTGACGGACAGGAGCGTTTTGTATCTTGGGTAAATTCGAATACAAGTATAACCAATTATAATACATCGCAGTATGACAGGGAACATACTGAAGGATGGCCACGCGGAAGAGGGAACCACTATTGGTTCGACCTGAACCGCGACTGGGTTAATATTGTCCATCCCGAAAGCAAAGCCCGGGTTGCACATTATCAGGATTGGTTACCGCATATACAGGCCGATCATCATGAGATGGGTACAAACAGTACATTCTTTTTCGAACCCACTGATCCGGACGGAAATGAGAGCCGCTTTGTTCCGCAGACCACTTATAAGTTGAACCGTTTATTTGCTGATTATTACTCAAAGGCTTTGGATAAAATCGGTTCGTTTTACTATACGAAAGAGTCTTACGATAATAAGAATCCAACCTTCGGGTCTACATACCCTGATTACAACGGTGCAGTGGGCATTTTATTCGAACAAGGTTCTTCGAGAGGTATACATCAGGAATCTGAAAATGGGATCGTTACATTTGCTTTTACTGTACGCAACCAACTGGTATCGAGTATTGCTACAGTGGATGCCGCTAATGCTAACAAAAACGGCTTATTCGACTTGCAGAAAGAATTTTTCGATGTGTCGCGTACAGGAAAAGACAGTTCCAAGTCATTTATAGTAGGAGATGCTTATGATATTTCGCGTTTGCGTAAGTTTGTTCAGTTGTTACTTGACCATCGTATCGAAGTATATGAAAATCAGGAGGGCATAACGGTGGATAAGGTAAAATACGAAAAAGGGAAATCATACATTGTTCCACTCGGACAACCCAACAGTACGTTGGTCAATATC
Protein-coding sequences here:
- a CDS encoding M14 family zinc carboxypeptidase — translated: MKTIIISFFSLFLFAVTSVKAEKITYFFDPSIQFDSKIPSPEEFLGYEIGSRITEHYKINAYFEKLASLSDRVSLVEIGRTHENRKLYVLIVSSPENIRNIDKYKETRQQARKGEKPDTPLIVFLGSTVHGNEASGSEAALLSAYYYVAAQNDFVKEQLENGIYFIDPVRNPDGQERFVSWVNSNTSITNYNTSQYDREHTEGWPRGRGNHYWFDLNRDWVNIVHPESKARVAHYQDWLPHIQADHHEMGTNSTFFFEPTDPDGNESRFVPQTTYKLNRLFADYYSKALDKIGSFYYTKESYDNKNPTFGSTYPDYNGAVGILFEQGSSRGIHQESENGIVTFAFTVRNQLVSSIATVDAANANKNGLFDLQKEFFDVSRTGKDSSKSFIVGDAYDISRLRKFVQLLLDHRIEVYENQEGITVDKVKYEKGKSYIVPLGQPNSTLVNIIFDETKDYTDPSKLGYGAGFSVAYSSGLSHASITKAVRGARVEKLEKSANRSFSTSQYAYIVDYRDSHSQHLLFQLLAKNILVKTSFSPFSVQTENGTKDFSYGSLLIPVSNQTISPDELYATLQKLAVASDVEIIPVSTGYSVKGVDLGSSAFRTVEQPKVLVITGGNISSTEAGEVWHLFDQKLNYQLTRADYNVFPRIPLNSFNRIVLAGGDYSFLGKQGIQDLQNWVRNGGTLITINSASRWAVNNGISAAQLQKLKTDSLQQKQSEQQFPQERDRIPTSVFETKINLKHPLAFGLTNESLPVTRESSLFLAPSKNPSATVSAYSDNPLLNGYISASQLSNLKGSASIIAERQGSGNIVLFAEDPLFRGIWDATTRTFVNAVVFGNNINAYNSFR